Proteins found in one Papio anubis isolate 15944 chromosome 13, Panubis1.0, whole genome shotgun sequence genomic segment:
- the IFNW1 gene encoding interferon omega-1 produces MSSENLGSKVKPYPAQQSQQHPHFPMALLFPLLAALVMTSYSPVRSLGCDLPQNHGLLSRNTLVLLHQMRRISPFLCLKDRRDFRFPQEMVEGSQLQKTQVMSVLHEMLQQIFSLFHTERSSAAWNTTLLDHLHTGLHRQLEHLETCLVQVMREGESAGAIRSPALTLRRYFQGIRVYLKEKKYSDCAWEVVRMEIMKSLFLSTNMQERLRSKNGDLGSS; encoded by the coding sequence ATGTCTTCAGAAAACCTAGGGTCCAAGGTTAAGCCATATCCAGCTCAGCAAAGCCAGCAGCACCCTCATTTCCCAATggccctcctcttccctctgctgGCAGCCCTAGTGATGACCAGCTATAGTCCTGTTAGATCTCTGGGCTGTGATCTGCCTCAGAACCATGGCCTACTTAGCAGGAACACCTTGGTGCTTCTGCACCAAATGAGGAGAATCTCCCCTTTCTTGTGTCTCAAGGACAGAAGAGACTTCAGGTTCCCCCAGGAGATGGTAGAAGGGAGCCAGCTGCAGAAGACCCAGGTCATGTCTGTCCTCCATGAGATGCTACAGCAGATCTTCAGCCTCTTCCACACAGAGCGCTCCTCTGCTGCCTGGAACACGACCCTCCTAGACCATCTCCACACTGGACTTCATCGGCAACTAGAACACCTGGAGACCTGCTTGGTGCAGGTAATGCGAGAAGGAGAATCTGCTGGGGCGATTAGGAGCCCTGCACTGACCTTGAGGAGGTACTTCCAGGGAATCCGTGTCTacctgaaagagaagaaatacagcGACTGTGCCTGGGAAGTTGTCAGAATGGAAATCATGAAATCCTTGTTCTTATCAACAAACATGCAAGAAAGACTGAGAAGTAAAAATGGAGACCTGGGGTCATCTTGA
- the LOC101023828 gene encoding LOW QUALITY PROTEIN: interferon alpha-21 (The sequence of the model RefSeq protein was modified relative to this genomic sequence to represent the inferred CDS: substituted 1 base at 1 genomic stop codon), producing the protein MALSFSLLTAVVVLSYKSICSLGCDLPQTHSLGHRRALILLAQMGRISPFSCLKDRHDFGFPQEEFDGNQFQKAQAMSVLHEMIXQTFNLFSTKYSSAAWEHSLLEKFSTGLYQQLNDLEACVIQEVGVEETPLTNVDSILAVKKYFQRITLYLMEKKYSPCAWEVVRAEIMRSFSFSTNLQERLRRKE; encoded by the coding sequence ATGGCCCTGTCCTTTTCTTTACTGACGGCCGTGGTGGTGCTCAGCTACAAATCCATCTGCTCTCTGGGCTGTGATCTGCCTCAGACCCACAGCCTGGGTCATAGGAGGGCCTTGATACTCCTGGCACAAATGGGAAGAATCTCTCCTTTCTCCTGTCTGAAGGACAGACATGACTTTGGATTCCCCCAGGAGGAGTTTGATGGCAACCAGTTCCAGAAGGCTCAAGCCATGTCTGTCCTCCATGAGATGATCTAGCAGACCTTCAACCTCTTCAGCACAAAGTACTCATCTGCTGCTTGGGAACACAGCCTCCTAGAAAAATTTTCCACTGGACTTTACCAGCAACTGAATGACCTGGAAGCCTGTGTGATACAGGAGGTTGGAGTGGAAGAGACTCCACTGACGAATGTGGACTCCATCCTGGCTGTGAAGAAATACTTCCAAAGAATCACTCTCTATCTGATGGAGAAGAAATACAGcccttgtgcctgggaggttgtCAGAGCAGAAATCATGAGATCCTTCTCTTTTtcaacaaacttacaagaaagattaaggaggaaggaatga